The genomic stretch GCGTGCCGAGTTGATACGCCGTGTCGTTGTCCTGTGTAAAGATAAGGATCCGATCCCCGCGGTGCCGCTGAATGAGTTTCCACACCCATTCCTGCTTTGTCGTTGAGGCAAAACTGAGCTGCTTCTGAGCGAGATACGCTTTAAAGACAGCGCGTCCTTCATCTGTTTGAGAGGCTTTCCAGAGGAAATAGTGCCAGCCGCGCGGGGTCCCCATGTTAATGCGCTCCTGTTTAAGGAAGTTTAAATAGGTGCGCCGGGCTTCTTCGTATCGAACCCGCTCCGTATCTTCCATCTCAACCGCAACGGTGACAACTCGGTACTCGGAGAGCGTTTTCCCAGAGAGTTCTTGCACCTTCGCCTCATAACACGGTTCACCGATAAGTGTATAGAGCCGACTTTCTTTTCCATCGGTCCGTTCTGGGGTCGCTGTCAATCCCAGACGAAAAGGAGCAATACTGCTGATGGCGGCATATTGGTACTGATCGCTCGGTAGGTGATGGCATTCATCGAAAATAGCAAAGCCGAACCGATTTCCGTAATAGGGTGCATGCATGACAGCGGATTGATACGTCGTCACAGTGAGATCTCGCAGTTCATGATAACCACCGCCATAAAGTCCCACCTCTTGTCCGAAGTGTTCTTTCAACACGGCATACCATTGCTGCATTAAGTCGATTGTCGGCACGTGCACGAGTGTGGGACGCTGCGTGTCGGCGATGAGCAGAATCGCGATAAAGGTTTTACCGGCACCCGTAGGGAGGCTCACTACACCACGTTTGCCGTTTGCGTGCCACGCGTCTATTGCCTCGGTCTGATAAGGGTAGGGGGACATCGTTTGTTGGTGCGTGAAGGCTTCGACTGTAAACTGCCGCGCCGTGTCCTGATACGCGATGTCGTGTGCGCGCAACTGTGAAACGATATGCCGATAGCGATAGGCAGGCGCACGAAAGGTGAGGGTGCGTTCATCCCAACGGAGATCTGGCAATCGGGTTTCGAGTGTCTCTGGAACGTTCTGTAAGATGAGAGTGCCTTTGTCGAAGTTGATTTTGAGTGGCGAGGACATAATATTTTTCTCAACGCTTTAACATAATATTTTTCTCAACGCTTTAACATAATATTTTTCTCAACGCTTTAAATTGAGGGTTTCCATTAGCTGCGAATGCCGTTATTATACCGAAATCCGGTGGGAATTCAAGCGTTTTTTTTATAAGTCTTGACGTTCTGACGCGACTATGCTAAAATGTCCTTATCTTAGTAAAATTTGCAGGGAGGACAGAACCCGTGCCGAAACTCATAATCATGCCGCCACAGGACGCGGAATCACGCGAATGGGCTGAACGTCTCCAGAACGAATTGCCCGCATACACCGTCGTCTTACCAGAGACAGACGAAGCGGTGAACGAACACCTCCCCGATGCAGATGCTGTCTACGGTTGGGTGTCCCCGGAACAACTGCCGTTGGCGAAAAATCTGAAGTGGCTACAGAACCCCGCTGCGGGTCCCTTCCCCGGCTACTATTATCCAGCGTTGATCGAACATCCCGTCGTCGCCTGTAACCCGCGTGGTATCTACAACGACCATATTTCGCAACATATCATGATGTTCGTGCTTGCGCTTTCGCGTGGGCTGCCTTACTATATGGATGCACAACGTGAAGGTGTTTGGGAGAAAGATGCCCGTAAAAGTGGATACATCGACCTTGCACAAGCAACAGCGTTAATCGTTGGTGTTGGCGGTATCGGGCATGAAACCGCACGACTCTGCGATCAATTCGGGATGAAAGTGATCGGTGTCGATCCGAGGTGGGAGTATGAAGTGCCTTTTGTAGAGAAGCACGAACCCGCGGAACTTGACGCACTCCTCCCGCTCGCTGATTTTGTGATAACGACGACACCACACACACCTGAAACTGAAGGAATGTGGCACAAAGACCGTTTCACCCTGATGAAAGGGACAGCTTACTTCATTAACATCGGGCGCGGCAAGACGACAAAACTCGCCGACCTTATTGACGCACTTGAGCAGGGAAGTATTGCGGGCTGCGGCTTAGATGTGTTTGAGGTTGAACCTTTACCTGCTGAAAGTCCATTGTGGCATCTGCCCAATGTGTTAATAACACCACATATCGCTGTGAAAGATGCGGAGAACCTTCTGGGACGGCGGTTTGAGATTCTCTTGGAAAACGCACGTAGGTTTGCCGAAGGGGTGCCGTTGGAGAACGTCGTCAATAAGGCGGCATGGTATTAAAGCATTTCAGAAGGTCGTAGGCACACGCCGTTGTGCCGTGAGAAAAAGAGGTATGAAATTGACAAACAGCACCGTTACACCTCAATATTTGCTTGGAGATGAACAGATTCGCCATTTTATTGTGAATGGATATGTCAACGTCACCGCCGATCTCCCGACGCACATCCACGAAACCATCTACGACAAAACCGACGAACTCTTTGATGGTTCGACGGATTTCCGAGGTGATAGGCAACACAACCCACTCAATAACATTTTGCCGTTAGTGCCGGAACTACAGGTAGTTTTAGAATCGCCAGAGGTGCGCGGGGCGCTCACCAGCATTTTGGGGAACGGTTACGTCATGCACCCGCATCGGCATTGCCATCCCAATTTTGCCGGAAGTACACCGAGCGGAAAGGAAGATGAAGAACGGTTGATGATGCCGCTTCATAAAGATGGGCACGCCGGTGGGAAACGACCGCGTCACCGAACGCCTCGCTGGGCAATTCTTTTCTATTATCCGCAACCCTGTCTTGCCGAGCAGGGACCGACCTGTATCATTCCCGGGACGCAATACCTCCGAGAATTTATGCTGGGTGGCGAGCGTCAACGGCACGAGATACATGCGGCGGGTGGAAACGGGACACGACGCCTTTCCGAAGATTTCCTGAATCGCAATCTTGTCCCGATGTCCGGTGAACTCGGCACGGTGTGGATTATGCACTTTGATATGGTGCATTCGTTCCTGCAGAACTATGTGCCTCTGAATCGCTACGGCATGAAATTCGTCTTTATGCGGACCGAGCAGCCGACAGCACCTTCGTGGAACAGTGAAACCTCTCTGTGGCAACCGCCTGAAGTCAACCACGTTCCTTACGATGCGGAGATCCTCTGGACGTATATCTGGAATTGGATGTCCGGCAAGACGGATTTGTATGAAACCGCTCGTCCAGATACCACGATGGATACAGCATCAGCGATTGCAGCATTAAAAGCAGACGATCCGAACGAGCGTATGAAAGCCGCCAACGAATTGGGTTTTTGGCGTAGCTTGCAAGCCAAAACTTGCTCTAAAAATGTGCGAACAGATGCCGCGGCGGTTGTCTCAGCACTCGTAGATGCCCTCGAGGATAGTTATGAACCCGTCCGTCGGAACGCCATCTATGCCCTCGGGGCGATCGGTGAACCTGCTGTTAAACCCCTCGCTAACGCACTGGATTCAGAAAAAGAGGCGTTTGATATGGAACCGATTCTCCATATCTGTGATGCCGCACACGGACTCGCGGCAACAGGGGCATCCGCTGTGTCTGAACTCATAACGGCTCTACAGGACGAACGCGAGAACGTGCGTGCCTCAGCAGCGTATGCGTTAGGCGAGATGGGTCCCGTCGCAGCAGAGGCGGTTGATACCCTTATTGCGTTGTTAAGGGATGAATCGGCGGAAGTGCGGCGACATGCCACCTCCGCATTGGGCATGATTAAGGTGCCAGTATTGAAGACAGTCCCGGCGTTGGTTGAGGTTCTGGAAGATCGTGAAGACACGGATTTAGCGTTTTTTGCGGCGCAGGCGTTAACCCGTATTGGACCGGATGCAACGGAGGCTATCCCGGCGTTACGAGAAGCGTTGACCAGTGAGTCGGCGTATGTGCGTGGATTCTCTTCGGAGGCATTGGGTCGGATTGGCACTGCTGAAGCATTGCAGGCTCTCGTGCCGTTCCTACGGACCGCGCGTTGGTTTAACTACGTCAAGAAGACCATGCCGGCTTTCAGTATTGCGTTGAAGGACGCAAAATCCGCACCGAGTGATGCCGATTCCCTCACGAAATTGATTCAAGAGTGGGCGAAACAGAAAG from Candidatus Poribacteria bacterium encodes the following:
- a CDS encoding DEAD/DEAH box helicase yields the protein MSSPLKINFDKGTLILQNVPETLETRLPDLRWDERTLTFRAPAYRYRHIVSQLRAHDIAYQDTARQFTVEAFTHQQTMSPYPYQTEAIDAWHANGKRGVVSLPTGAGKTFIAILLIADTQRPTLVHVPTIDLMQQWYAVLKEHFGQEVGLYGGGYHELRDLTVTTYQSAVMHAPYYGNRFGFAIFDECHHLPSDQYQYAAISSIAPFRLGLTATPERTDGKESRLYTLIGEPCYEAKVQELSGKTLSEYRVVTVAVEMEDTERVRYEEARRTYLNFLKQERINMGTPRGWHYFLWKASQTDEGRAVFKAYLAQKQLSFASTTKQEWVWKLIQRHRGDRILIFTQDNDTAYQLGTRFFLPVLTHQTKLKERHDFLNKFRDGTYSILVTSKVLNEGVDVPEANVGIIVSGSGSVREHVQRLGRILRKREGKQAVLYELISKQTGEHYVNKRRRQHHAYQSSNRTPNRKV
- a CDS encoding D-2-hydroxyacid dehydrogenase, whose translation is MPPQDAESREWAERLQNELPAYTVVLPETDEAVNEHLPDADAVYGWVSPEQLPLAKNLKWLQNPAAGPFPGYYYPALIEHPVVACNPRGIYNDHISQHIMMFVLALSRGLPYYMDAQREGVWEKDARKSGYIDLAQATALIVGVGGIGHETARLCDQFGMKVIGVDPRWEYEVPFVEKHEPAELDALLPLADFVITTTPHTPETEGMWHKDRFTLMKGTAYFINIGRGKTTKLADLIDALEQGSIAGCGLDVFEVEPLPAESPLWHLPNVLITPHIAVKDAENLLGRRFEILLENARRFAEGVPLENVVNKAAWY
- a CDS encoding HEAT repeat domain-containing protein; the encoded protein is MRRTFWDGGLRFSWKTHVGLPKGCRWRTSSIRRHGIKAFQKVVGTRRCAVRKRGMKLTNSTVTPQYLLGDEQIRHFIVNGYVNVTADLPTHIHETIYDKTDELFDGSTDFRGDRQHNPLNNILPLVPELQVVLESPEVRGALTSILGNGYVMHPHRHCHPNFAGSTPSGKEDEERLMMPLHKDGHAGGKRPRHRTPRWAILFYYPQPCLAEQGPTCIIPGTQYLREFMLGGERQRHEIHAAGGNGTRRLSEDFLNRNLVPMSGELGTVWIMHFDMVHSFLQNYVPLNRYGMKFVFMRTEQPTAPSWNSETSLWQPPEVNHVPYDAEILWTYIWNWMSGKTDLYETARPDTTMDTASAIAALKADDPNERMKAANELGFWRSLQAKTCSKNVRTDAAAVVSALVDALEDSYEPVRRNAIYALGAIGEPAVKPLANALDSEKEAFDMEPILHICDAAHGLAATGASAVSELITALQDERENVRASAAYALGEMGPVAAEAVDTLIALLRDESAEVRRHATSALGMIKVPVLKTVPALVEVLEDREDTDLAFFAAQALTRIGPDATEAIPALREALTSESAYVRGFSSEALGRIGTAEALQALVPFLRTARWFNYVKKTMPAFSIALKDAKSAPSDADSLTKLIQEWAKQKDIPLPETEAVSKDSDTQFQVTFSDGRQVSARVEGNVLNLYRKTRVEAGFKTYR